The following proteins are encoded in a genomic region of Pseudomonadales bacterium:
- a CDS encoding heavy metal translocating P-type ATPase: protein MNEPSTHSCCQQKKSCHAEPEILKDPVCGMTVQKDSPLHHEHQGKTYYFCGNHCLKKFAADPQAYLGDEPPAPVEIPGAQYTCPMHPEIVQEGFGTCPKCGMALEPMMPTAEEEKSPELIDFRRRFWFTLPLTLIVTTLAMSGHAVSWFAAGVQPWVELVLSAPVVLWAGRPFFERAVDSLRQASPNMWTLIAIGTGAAFLYSVVATIAPQLFPDSFHQHGQVGVYFEAAVVIISLTLLGQILELKARSATSAAIRALLGLAPKTARRIQADGSEQDVPLNEVQLGDRLRVRPGEKVPVDGVVLEGNSAVDESMLTGEPLPVSKQVGDHLIGATLNTSGALVMRAEKVGAQTMLAQIVQLVAQAQRSKAPLQRMADVVAGYFVVAVVSVALLSFFAWGLLVPEQGWLYGFINAVAVLIIACPCALGLATPMSIMVATGRAASRGILFKDAAAIEHLRSVDTLIVDKTGTLTAGKPTFDTVMPAEGYSDTAVLQLAASLDQGSEHPLAEALVAAAKARGLKLHTAKQFLSGTGLGVTGVVAGQSLILGSVVLMEKHGVAISQSLHTAAETLRARGASVMFLAVDGALAGLLAVSDPIKDTTPEALRALRTAGIRVVMATGDSSTTAKFVAQTLGIEEVHGEVSPADKLALVERLQKAGAVVAMAGDGINDAPALAQADIGIAMGTGTDVAMHSAAVTLVKGDLRGIAQARELSAATVRNMKQNLWFALFYNALGVPLAAGVLFPLTGWLLSPMFAAFAMSLSSVSVISNALRLRRE, encoded by the coding sequence ATGAACGAGCCATCGACACACAGTTGCTGTCAGCAAAAAAAATCTTGTCATGCAGAGCCTGAAATTTTGAAAGATCCGGTCTGTGGCATGACGGTGCAGAAAGATTCCCCGCTGCATCACGAACACCAAGGCAAAACCTATTACTTTTGCGGCAATCACTGTCTGAAGAAATTTGCGGCAGATCCGCAGGCGTACTTGGGTGATGAGCCGCCAGCGCCGGTGGAAATTCCAGGCGCGCAATACACCTGCCCCATGCATCCTGAAATCGTGCAGGAGGGTTTCGGTACCTGTCCGAAATGCGGCATGGCGCTGGAGCCGATGATGCCGACGGCTGAAGAAGAGAAGAGCCCTGAGCTGATCGATTTCCGCCGCCGCTTCTGGTTCACGCTACCGCTGACGCTCATCGTCACCACGCTGGCGATGTCAGGACACGCAGTCAGCTGGTTTGCAGCAGGCGTGCAGCCTTGGGTGGAGTTGGTCTTGTCCGCGCCCGTTGTGTTGTGGGCAGGGCGCCCTTTCTTTGAGCGAGCGGTGGATTCTCTGCGCCAAGCCAGCCCGAATATGTGGACGCTGATTGCCATCGGCACGGGAGCAGCATTTCTGTACAGCGTGGTGGCCACTATCGCGCCGCAGCTTTTTCCCGACAGCTTTCATCAGCACGGGCAAGTGGGTGTTTATTTCGAGGCGGCGGTGGTCATCATCTCGCTCACGCTGCTGGGGCAGATTCTCGAGCTGAAGGCGCGCTCCGCTACCTCGGCGGCGATTCGTGCGCTGCTCGGTTTGGCACCCAAAACCGCTAGGCGCATCCAAGCCGATGGCAGTGAGCAGGATGTACCTTTGAATGAAGTGCAGCTAGGTGATCGCCTGCGTGTGCGTCCTGGCGAGAAAGTGCCGGTCGATGGCGTGGTGCTAGAGGGCAACAGCGCGGTGGATGAATCCATGTTGACTGGCGAGCCTCTGCCGGTGAGCAAGCAAGTGGGCGATCACCTGATCGGCGCGACGCTGAATACTAGTGGCGCATTGGTGATGCGCGCTGAAAAAGTGGGTGCGCAGACCATGCTCGCGCAAATCGTGCAGTTGGTCGCGCAGGCGCAGCGCTCTAAAGCGCCGCTGCAACGCATGGCGGATGTGGTCGCTGGTTATTTTGTGGTGGCTGTCGTTAGCGTTGCGCTGCTGTCGTTTTTTGCTTGGGGCTTGCTCGTGCCTGAGCAGGGCTGGCTGTACGGTTTTATCAACGCCGTGGCCGTACTCATCATCGCTTGTCCTTGTGCGCTGGGGCTGGCGACGCCGATGTCGATCATGGTGGCAACGGGCCGCGCCGCTTCGCGCGGTATTTTGTTCAAAGATGCGGCGGCGATAGAGCATTTGCGCAGCGTCGATACTTTGATCGTCGATAAAACCGGCACGCTGACAGCAGGTAAACCGACTTTCGATACCGTGATGCCAGCAGAAGGCTACAGTGATACAGCAGTGTTGCAGTTGGCAGCGAGTTTGGATCAAGGCAGTGAGCATCCCTTGGCGGAAGCGTTGGTAGCGGCCGCAAAAGCACGGGGCTTGAAGCTGCACACAGCGAAGCAATTTCTGTCTGGCACTGGTTTGGGCGTCACGGGCGTTGTTGCAGGGCAATCGCTGATATTAGGCAGCGTGGTGTTGATGGAAAAACACGGCGTAGCGATTTCGCAAAGTTTGCACACGGCAGCGGAAACGCTGCGCGCGCGCGGCGCGAGTGTGATGTTTCTCGCGGTGGATGGCGCGTTGGCGGGGCTGCTCGCCGTTTCTGATCCCATCAAAGACACCACGCCAGAAGCATTGCGCGCCTTGCGTACCGCTGGTATTCGCGTGGTGATGGCGACGGGTGACAGCAGCACCACCGCCAAATTTGTGGCACAAACTTTGGGCATCGAAGAAGTACACGGCGAAGTATCACCCGCCGATAAATTGGCCTTGGTCGAACGCTTACAAAAAGCCGGTGCCGTAGTGGCGATGGCGGGCGACGGTATCAACGATGCGCCCGCTTTAGCGCAAGCAGATATCGGCATTGCGATGGGAACAGGCACGGATGTAGCAATGCACAGCGCTGCGGTGACACTGGTAAAAGGCGATCTGCGCGGCATTGCGCAGGCGCGAGAGTTGTCTGCGGCTACCGTGCGCAATATGAAACAAAATTTGTGGTTTGCGCTGTTTTACAACGCGCTCGGTGTGCCGCTTGCCGCCGGTGTGTTGTTTCCGCTCACGGGCTGGTTGTTGTCGCCGATGTTTGCCGCGTTTGCCATGAGTTTGAGTTCGGTATCGGTTATTTCAAATGCGTTGAGATTGCGTCGTGAATAA
- a CDS encoding multicopper oxidase domain-containing protein has product MNKKTLRFIASTFSLLLCFSAQAGEYQLDIRKELVNVTGEPLQRLTVNHTLPAPALHWQEGEEVVVHVTNHMDEPSSIHWHGLLVPPYMDGVKGFGGYPGIAPGKTFTYRFTVKQNGTYWYHAHTKGQEQDGLYGALIIHPKEKEPVAADRELVVMFSDFSRETSDNIFSNLKKESDYYNKARRTVGDFVADVKEKGFKLASQSAHDWNMMRMAQSDLSDVSGYEFLVNGKTAQKNWTGVFKAGEKVRLRMINASAMSFYDVRILDTENKRLKMTVVQADGRNVEPVPVDEFRFGVAETYDVIVQPTENKAYTIVAESVDRSGFALGTLAPREGMKGVQPTHRPRALLTMADMGMKHDMSKMDHSKMSKIEMQEMFKQMRSGWAQTGAPKGDKVLSYADLRYLGTQHDERERSREITVALGGNMERYIWTINGKKMEDAPPINLQYGERAKLTFVNETMMAHPMHLHGMFVQLDNGQPAGKMPDKTVVTVAPGKSYSVLVTADAPGEWAFHCHLLYHMRAGMMGKVVVAKLDADKKSQPSLKPVSMPSTEHHHASH; this is encoded by the coding sequence GTGAATAAAAAAACTCTGCGCTTCATTGCGAGCACATTTTCTCTATTGTTGTGTTTTTCTGCTCAAGCAGGCGAGTATCAACTCGATATTCGCAAAGAGCTCGTCAATGTCACGGGTGAGCCGCTGCAGCGATTAACGGTAAATCACACACTGCCTGCACCTGCACTGCATTGGCAAGAAGGCGAAGAAGTCGTGGTGCATGTCACCAATCACATGGATGAGCCGAGCTCTATTCACTGGCATGGTTTGTTAGTACCGCCGTACATGGATGGCGTGAAAGGTTTTGGCGGCTACCCTGGCATCGCGCCAGGAAAAACTTTTACTTATCGCTTCACCGTCAAACAAAACGGTACTTATTGGTATCACGCGCACACCAAAGGGCAGGAGCAGGATGGTTTGTACGGTGCGTTGATTATCCATCCCAAAGAAAAAGAACCTGTCGCAGCAGACCGAGAACTCGTCGTGATGTTTTCTGATTTCAGTCGAGAAACTTCAGATAATATTTTTTCTAATTTGAAAAAAGAATCCGATTACTACAACAAAGCGCGCCGAACAGTAGGTGATTTTGTTGCTGATGTGAAAGAGAAAGGTTTTAAGTTGGCGAGTCAATCCGCGCATGATTGGAACATGATGCGTATGGCGCAGAGTGATTTATCCGATGTCAGCGGCTACGAGTTTTTAGTCAACGGAAAAACAGCGCAGAAAAATTGGACCGGCGTTTTTAAAGCAGGTGAAAAAGTGCGCTTGCGTATGATTAACGCCTCGGCGATGTCTTTTTACGATGTGCGCATTCTGGATACAGAAAACAAACGCTTAAAAATGACCGTGGTGCAGGCAGATGGTCGCAATGTAGAGCCAGTGCCGGTGGATGAGTTTCGCTTTGGTGTGGCAGAAACTTACGATGTGATCGTGCAGCCCACAGAAAACAAAGCCTACACCATCGTGGCGGAGTCAGTAGATCGCAGTGGTTTTGCGCTAGGAACTTTGGCGCCACGAGAAGGCATGAAAGGTGTGCAGCCAACACATCGCCCGCGTGCATTGTTGACAATGGCGGATATGGGTATGAAGCACGACATGAGCAAGATGGATCACAGCAAAATGTCAAAAATAGAAATGCAGGAAATGTTTAAGCAGATGCGCAGCGGTTGGGCGCAAACGGGTGCGCCGAAAGGTGACAAAGTATTGTCTTATGCTGATTTGCGTTACCTCGGCACGCAACACGATGAACGCGAGCGGAGCCGTGAAATTACCGTGGCGCTAGGCGGCAATATGGAGCGTTATATTTGGACGATTAACGGCAAAAAAATGGAAGATGCACCGCCCATTAATTTGCAATACGGCGAGCGTGCAAAACTAACTTTTGTCAATGAAACCATGATGGCGCATCCCATGCATTTGCACGGTATGTTTGTGCAATTAGATAATGGTCAGCCGGCGGGAAAAATGCCAGATAAAACAGTCGTCACTGTTGCACCTGGAAAATCGTATTCCGTTTTAGTGACAGCAGATGCGCCAGGGGAGTGGGCGTTTCATTGTCATCTGTTGTATCACATGCGTGCAGGCATGATGGGAAAAGTGGTGGTGGCAAAGTTGGATGCTGATAAAAAATCGCAGCCATCATTGAAGCCAGTTTCTATGCCATCCACGGAGCATCATCATGCATCACATTAA
- the fnr gene encoding fumarate/nitrate reduction transcriptional regulator Fnr, whose amino-acid sequence MQENITHQQAESVRCHHNKLTNCGDCRLNTLCLPIALNATEIDQLDEIVKRGRPLAKGEHLFHQSEPFSAVYAVRSGSFKAYASSDDGTEQVTGFYLPGEIMGLDGISNLSHCSSAVALETSTVCEIPFSRLEELSVKLPALQRRFFQMMGKEIARDQQMFTLLGKNSAEERIASLLLSISTRHHHRNLSASRFRLSMSRAEMGNYMGLTVETVSRVISRLQKQGVIKVDNREIEILDMDALKVTANAT is encoded by the coding sequence ATGCAAGAAAACATTACCCATCAGCAAGCGGAAAGCGTACGTTGTCATCACAATAAACTGACCAATTGTGGAGATTGCCGGTTAAATACGCTGTGTTTGCCAATCGCATTGAATGCGACAGAAATTGATCAGTTGGATGAAATTGTGAAGCGTGGTCGTCCACTGGCGAAAGGTGAGCATCTCTTTCATCAGTCAGAACCGTTCAGTGCTGTGTATGCTGTGCGCTCCGGCAGTTTTAAAGCTTACGCTTCATCGGATGATGGCACCGAACAAGTCACCGGTTTTTATTTGCCGGGTGAAATTATGGGCTTGGATGGTATCAGTAATCTTTCACATTGCAGTTCAGCCGTTGCTTTAGAAACTTCAACCGTTTGTGAAATTCCTTTTTCGCGTTTAGAAGAACTAAGCGTAAAACTGCCCGCTTTGCAGCGCCGCTTTTTCCAAATGATGGGCAAGGAAATTGCACGCGATCAACAGATGTTCACGCTGTTGGGGAAAAACTCTGCCGAGGAGCGCATCGCTTCACTGTTGTTGAGTATTTCCACGCGTCATCACCATCGCAATTTGTCAGCTAGCCGTTTTCGTTTGAGTATGTCTCGCGCGGAAATGGGTAACTACATGGGGTTGACTGTGGAAACGGTGAGTCGCGTGATCAGTCGTCTACAAAAGCAGGGTGTAATCAAAGTGGATAACCGAGAAATCGAAATTTTGGATATGGATGCACTGAAAGTGACTGCCAACGCAACTTGA
- a CDS encoding lytic murein transglycosylase yields the protein MKFSFLISFCVAIACLFSQSSVADDAGLQAWIRHFRAEAVQQGVRADVYDRAFRDVKTLDAAVLEKARYQPEFRAEAWEYMDSRVQERSIQTGRAMLQQYAKTLQTIERNSGVDRYVLLAIWSMESSYGAALQKTDSLHYIPQALATLAYADEKRAKYARSQLVAALKILQRGDVPQSELLGSWAGAMGHTQFIPTSYLAYAVDADGDGKSDIWHSIPDALATAAQLLKKNGWQSGARWGYEISRMSDAGGNKVLALQGDNGPVFVVQKNFAVVKRYNNADKYALAVLLLADRIAGKPAPQRDWVRPYTPLTMTEKEELQRLLLQKGFYSGAVDGLIGDESRRAIVRYQTSRNQPQTGYPSKEILLTLRAN from the coding sequence ATGAAATTTTCATTTCTCATTTCTTTCTGTGTGGCCATTGCTTGTTTGTTTTCACAAAGCAGTGTGGCTGATGATGCAGGTTTGCAAGCGTGGATTCGCCATTTTCGTGCAGAAGCTGTGCAACAAGGCGTTCGTGCCGATGTTTATGACCGCGCTTTTCGCGATGTAAAAACGCTAGATGCAGCGGTGTTAGAAAAAGCGCGTTACCAACCGGAGTTTCGCGCAGAAGCGTGGGAGTACATGGATAGCCGTGTGCAAGAGCGCTCCATACAAACCGGCCGCGCAATGTTGCAGCAATATGCAAAAACACTGCAAACAATAGAGCGCAATAGTGGCGTGGATCGTTATGTTTTATTAGCAATTTGGTCGATGGAATCCAGCTATGGCGCGGCATTGCAAAAAACAGATAGCCTACATTACATCCCACAAGCTTTAGCAACTTTGGCTTATGCTGATGAAAAACGCGCTAAATATGCACGATCACAATTGGTTGCCGCGCTGAAAATTTTGCAGCGCGGAGATGTGCCGCAGAGTGAGTTGTTAGGTTCGTGGGCTGGTGCGATGGGGCATACGCAATTTATTCCCACCAGTTATCTCGCTTATGCTGTGGACGCAGACGGCGATGGCAAAAGCGATATTTGGCATTCCATACCGGATGCACTGGCAACGGCTGCGCAGTTGTTAAAGAAAAACGGTTGGCAGTCGGGCGCGCGTTGGGGGTATGAAATTTCGCGAATGAGCGATGCAGGTGGCAATAAAGTGTTGGCATTACAGGGAGATAATGGACCTGTGTTTGTTGTGCAAAAAAACTTTGCAGTGGTAAAACGCTACAACAATGCCGATAAATATGCGCTGGCGGTTTTGTTGTTGGCCGATCGCATTGCTGGTAAACCTGCGCCGCAGCGTGATTGGGTGCGTCCTTACACGCCGCTGACCATGACAGAAAAGGAGGAGCTGCAACGCTTGCTGCTGCAAAAAGGTTTTTACAGTGGCGCGGTGGATGGTTTGATTGGCGATGAATCGCGTCGTGCGATTGTGCGTTATCAAACCAGTCGCAACCAGCCGCAGACTGGGTATCCCTCCAAAGAAATCTTGCTTACTTTGCGAGCGAATTAA
- a CDS encoding MerR family transcriptional regulator — protein sequence MNTPTQASLTIGRLAKQAGVGVETVRYYQQRGLLPVPASNGSYRQYPIAMIERIRFIKRAQELGFSLEEIGELLTLDEHTDRPTIRNIASHKIEQIQKKLDDLSRIQTTLQHLVSCCANTSLEKNCPIIESLNSLAK from the coding sequence ATGAATACACCCACTCAAGCTTCGCTCACCATTGGTCGCTTGGCGAAACAAGCCGGTGTCGGCGTCGAGACCGTGCGCTATTACCAGCAGCGCGGGCTGCTGCCCGTGCCCGCCAGCAACGGCAGCTATCGTCAGTATCCTATCGCTATGATTGAGCGCATTCGCTTTATCAAACGCGCACAAGAATTGGGATTTTCTTTGGAAGAAATCGGTGAATTATTGACGCTAGATGAACATACGGATCGCCCAACCATTCGCAATATCGCCAGCCATAAAATCGAGCAAATACAAAAAAAGTTAGACGATTTATCGCGCATACAAACGACGCTGCAACACTTAGTCAGTTGTTGCGCCAACACCAGTTTGGAAAAAAATTGCCCGATTATTGAATCGCTTAATTCGCTCGCAAAGTAA